A stretch of DNA from Anopheles ziemanni chromosome 3, idAnoZiCoDA_A2_x.2, whole genome shotgun sequence:
CTGGAATTgcagaaaattatgaaaaggGGCAGGAGCGCCGCATGAAGGAAACCCTCACGAAACCGACATTGGCAGAAGGTagtgccagcagcagcagcagcagcaccagtagAGTTTCGTTCTTCATAATGGCCATGCGGGAGATCTGGTCCGGACCGCAGTTTAAAATGTTGATACTGCTCACCGTGACCGTTGTGCTGGCTCTGGTATCTCCTTCGTCGGAAGAGCCGTACagtggtggaggtggcggaGCACGAGGAGGTGGATATTTTGGAGCTGAAAATCGATGCCCACGGCTTTGTTCCTGCACTGGTACGACGGTGGACTGTTCGCATCGCGGATTGACCCAGGTGCCCCAGAAGATACCACCGGAAACTGATAGACTGTAAGTATTTGAAGTATATTCCCTTCTAATTGGCTACATACATTTCAAATTACTATATTTTGCATtatgaaaatcaaaaaattttaagtatttaaatttaataactaTTCAGTTTATATTAATAACTATTGATCTCAAGTATATTTAATGTTGTGAAGGACAAAGGCTGTTTTTATACCCGATTCAATGACATTCGTTCTTATTTACCCACACATTAATATCCTCTTCTggccatttttcatttgttattGCATGACTGGCATGAAAAAGTACGACTATTGAACAGCATTTAAATTTCTCAATTATCCACCACATCTACGCCAAA
This window harbors:
- the LOC131284474 gene encoding protein slit-like, encoding MAMREIWSGPQFKMLILLTVTVVLALVSPSSEEPYSGGGGGARGGGYFGAENRCPRLCSCTGTTVDCSHRGLTQVPQKIPPETDRL